The nucleotide window AAAAAATAATTAAATAAAAAAAGGAAAATGTTGTCGTTGGTAGAATTACTCTAAATATGTAAAAGAATATCAAGGAATTTGCAGAAAACCAGGAAGTTTTTTTTTGCAGGGCGGTGGGGCGTATTATTCAGCTCGATCGGAAACAGCAGTTGATCATACTCCTTCTGGTAGGGGTGATTCTATTCGGCGGGGGCTACCGGTACGCTCAAATGAAGGAACGGGCGGCGAATGAAGGTAAGCCCGTGCTTGAGAACGCAACTGAAAACAAGACCAAAGAATTACAAGTTCATGTAGCCGGGGCGGTAGTCAGGCCGGGTGTATACAAGCTGCCTCAGGGCGCGAGAGTCATTGACGCTGTTAACATGGCCGGGCCGGGAGAAGGCGCCGAACTGGACTCTTTAAAGCTAGCCTCGCTGGTCACTGACGGCCAGACGATACTTGTCCCGTTCAAAACGTCCTCTGCAGGAAGTACTGTTGCCGCGCCGGGGAACATTGCCGGAACCTCCGGAAGTGCAACCAG belongs to Pelotomaculum isophthalicicum JI and includes:
- a CDS encoding ComEA family DNA-binding protein, with amino-acid sequence MGRIIQLDRKQQLIILLLVGVILFGGGYRYAQMKERAANEGKPVLENATENKTKELQVHVAGAVVRPGVYKLPQGARVIDAVNMAGPGEGAELDSLKLASLVTDGQTILVPFKTSSAGSTVAAPGNIAGTSGSATSGSGHGTMVSGPGTGQASSASVSGLVNINTADSSQLDTLPGIGPALAQRIVQYRETNGPFNSVEDIKNVSGIGDKKFEDLKDKITAR